The Phyllopteryx taeniolatus isolate TA_2022b chromosome 7, UOR_Ptae_1.2, whole genome shotgun sequence genome has a segment encoding these proteins:
- the LOC133481016 gene encoding uncharacterized protein LOC133481016 isoform X3, producing MKPNERKEALLAIKENIEMDLFSSEESSEVLSTQELDEENCFYQRITIHHRSKLNLEHPLVSIWEEELTPEGHAQQDGLQNPKPSTVTPAQENKSIERRPPPPVFMDDIEIEMEVIPPPRKSEAKLVEVVTTTFHTASLNKASRMKWKRLTPEQTGLVVKDVICLRRGHYSEEIMRNTAPQGKEQAAISAMGMTARITIDREWSAKQMESRLVVLFRGRVAIQAGQRFSFTYLQILCCSLMYSAYRGFRLSQSPLQKAGPEHRSSKSQGKELCILSAIMTTCRHQVIQLWLTGDNYVWRKLERAAQMEIICRKDGASHTLRRA from the exons ATGAAGCCGAATGAGAGGAAGGAGGCTTTGTTAGCCATCAAGGAAAACATTGAGATGGACTTGTTCTCTTCGGAAGAGTCCTCTGAGGTGCTCTCAAcacaagagctggatgaagagaATTGCTTTTACCAG CGGATAACCATTCATCACCGGAGCAAACTG AACCTGGAGCATCCTTTGGTCTCTATTTGGGAGGAAGAGCTGACACCAGAGGGCCATGCTCAGCAAGATGGACTGCAGAACCCCAAACCCAGCACGGTGACTCCTGCTCAGGAAAATAAAAGCATTGAACGCCGTCCCCCTCCCCCTGTGTTCATGGATGACATAGAGATAGAAATGGAG GTGATTCCTCCCCCCAGAAAGTCTGAGGCTAAGCTTGTGGAGGTCGTGACCACG ACATTTCACACAGCCTCTTTAAACAAAGCAAGCCGAATGAAATGGAAGAGACTGACTCCAGAGCAGACTGGGTTGGTGGTCAAAGATGTGATCTGTTTACGGAGAGGCCACTACAGTGAAGAAATCATGAG AAACACTGCACCACAAGGCAAAGAGCAAGCAGCAATTTCAGCCATGGGAATGACTGCCAGGATCACCATTGACCGTGAATGGTCAGCCAAACAGATGGAGAGTCGGTTGGTGGTGCTTTTCCGAGGGCGAGTTGCAATACAGGCTGGACAAAGATTttcttttacatatttacag ATACTGTGCTGTAGTTTGATGTACAG TGCATACAGGGGGTTCCGTTTGTCCCAGTCACCCCTTCAGAAGGCTGGACCGGAGCACAGGTCCTCAAAATCACAGGGCAAGGAGCTCTGTATATTGTCAGCCATCATGACAACCTGCAG GCATCAAGTGATACAGTTGTGGTTGACGG GAGACAATTATGTCTGGAGGAAGTTGGAGAGAGCTGCCCAGATGGAGATAATCTGCAGAAAAGATGGAGCCAGCCACACACTCAGGAGAGCATAG
- the LOC133481016 gene encoding uncharacterized protein LOC133481016 isoform X1, which produces MKPNERKEALLAIKENIEMDLFSSEESSEVLSTQELDEENCFYQRITIHHRSKLNLEHPLVSIWEEELTPEGHAQQDGLQNPKPSTVTPAQENKSIERRPPPPVFMDDIEIEMEVIPPPRKSEAKLVEVVTTTFHTASLNKASRMKWKRLTPEQTGLVVKDVICLRRGHYSEEIMRNTAPQGKEQAAISAMGMTARITIDREWSAKQMESRLVVLFRGRVAIQAGQRFSFTYLQHVLQCIQGVPFVPVTPSEGWTGAQVLKITGQGALYIVSHHDNLQASSDTVVVDGRQLCLEEVGESCPDGDNLQKRWSQPHTQESIDGASFI; this is translated from the exons ATGAAGCCGAATGAGAGGAAGGAGGCTTTGTTAGCCATCAAGGAAAACATTGAGATGGACTTGTTCTCTTCGGAAGAGTCCTCTGAGGTGCTCTCAAcacaagagctggatgaagagaATTGCTTTTACCAG CGGATAACCATTCATCACCGGAGCAAACTG AACCTGGAGCATCCTTTGGTCTCTATTTGGGAGGAAGAGCTGACACCAGAGGGCCATGCTCAGCAAGATGGACTGCAGAACCCCAAACCCAGCACGGTGACTCCTGCTCAGGAAAATAAAAGCATTGAACGCCGTCCCCCTCCCCCTGTGTTCATGGATGACATAGAGATAGAAATGGAG GTGATTCCTCCCCCCAGAAAGTCTGAGGCTAAGCTTGTGGAGGTCGTGACCACG ACATTTCACACAGCCTCTTTAAACAAAGCAAGCCGAATGAAATGGAAGAGACTGACTCCAGAGCAGACTGGGTTGGTGGTCAAAGATGTGATCTGTTTACGGAGAGGCCACTACAGTGAAGAAATCATGAG AAACACTGCACCACAAGGCAAAGAGCAAGCAGCAATTTCAGCCATGGGAATGACTGCCAGGATCACCATTGACCGTGAATGGTCAGCCAAACAGATGGAGAGTCGGTTGGTGGTGCTTTTCCGAGGGCGAGTTGCAATACAGGCTGGACAAAGATTttcttttacatatttacag CATGTTTTGCAGTGCATACAGGGGGTTCCGTTTGTCCCAGTCACCCCTTCAGAAGGCTGGACCGGAGCACAGGTCCTCAAAATCACAGGGCAAGGAGCTCTGTATATTGTCAGCCATCATGACAACCTGCAG GCATCAAGTGATACAGTTGTGGTTGACGG GAGACAATTATGTCTGGAGGAAGTTGGAGAGAGCTGCCCAGATGGAGATAATCTGCAGAAAAGATGGAGCCAGCCACACACTCAGGAGAGCATAGACGGCGcgagttttatttaa
- the LOC133481016 gene encoding uncharacterized protein LOC133481016 isoform X4: MKPNERKEALLAIKENIEMDLFSSEESSEVLSTQELDEENCFYQRITIHHRSKLNLEHPLVSIWEEELTPEGHAQQDGLQNPKPSTVTPAQENKSIERRPPPPVFMDDIEIEMEVIPPPRKSEAKLVEVVTTTFHTASLNKASRMKWKRLTPEQTGLVVKDVICLRRGHYSEEIMRNTAPQGKEQAAISAMGMTARITIDREWSAKQMESRLVVLFRGRVAIQAGQRFSFTYLQCIQGVPFVPVTPSEGWTGAQVLKITGQGALYIVSHHDNLQASSDTVVVDGRQLCLEEVGESCPDGDNLQKRWSQPHTQESIDGASFI, from the exons ATGAAGCCGAATGAGAGGAAGGAGGCTTTGTTAGCCATCAAGGAAAACATTGAGATGGACTTGTTCTCTTCGGAAGAGTCCTCTGAGGTGCTCTCAAcacaagagctggatgaagagaATTGCTTTTACCAG CGGATAACCATTCATCACCGGAGCAAACTG AACCTGGAGCATCCTTTGGTCTCTATTTGGGAGGAAGAGCTGACACCAGAGGGCCATGCTCAGCAAGATGGACTGCAGAACCCCAAACCCAGCACGGTGACTCCTGCTCAGGAAAATAAAAGCATTGAACGCCGTCCCCCTCCCCCTGTGTTCATGGATGACATAGAGATAGAAATGGAG GTGATTCCTCCCCCCAGAAAGTCTGAGGCTAAGCTTGTGGAGGTCGTGACCACG ACATTTCACACAGCCTCTTTAAACAAAGCAAGCCGAATGAAATGGAAGAGACTGACTCCAGAGCAGACTGGGTTGGTGGTCAAAGATGTGATCTGTTTACGGAGAGGCCACTACAGTGAAGAAATCATGAG AAACACTGCACCACAAGGCAAAGAGCAAGCAGCAATTTCAGCCATGGGAATGACTGCCAGGATCACCATTGACCGTGAATGGTCAGCCAAACAGATGGAGAGTCGGTTGGTGGTGCTTTTCCGAGGGCGAGTTGCAATACAGGCTGGACAAAGATTttcttttacatatttacag TGCATACAGGGGGTTCCGTTTGTCCCAGTCACCCCTTCAGAAGGCTGGACCGGAGCACAGGTCCTCAAAATCACAGGGCAAGGAGCTCTGTATATTGTCAGCCATCATGACAACCTGCAG GCATCAAGTGATACAGTTGTGGTTGACGG GAGACAATTATGTCTGGAGGAAGTTGGAGAGAGCTGCCCAGATGGAGATAATCTGCAGAAAAGATGGAGCCAGCCACACACTCAGGAGAGCATAGACGGCGcgagttttatttaa
- the LOC133481016 gene encoding uncharacterized protein LOC133481016 isoform X6 codes for MKPNERKEALLAIKENIEMDLFSSEESSEVLSTQELDEENCFYQNLEHPLVSIWEEELTPEGHAQQDGLQNPKPSTVTPAQENKSIERRPPPPVFMDDIEIEMEVIPPPRKSEAKLVEVVTTTFHTASLNKASRMKWKRLTPEQTGLVVKDVICLRRGHYSEEIMRNTAPQGKEQAAISAMGMTARITIDREWSAKQMESRLVVLFRGRVAIQAGQRFSFTYLQHVLQCIQGVPFVPVTPSEGWTGAQVLKITGQGALYIVSHHDNLQASSDTVVVDGRQLCLEEVGESCPDGDNLQKRWSQPHTQESIDGASFI; via the exons ATGAAGCCGAATGAGAGGAAGGAGGCTTTGTTAGCCATCAAGGAAAACATTGAGATGGACTTGTTCTCTTCGGAAGAGTCCTCTGAGGTGCTCTCAAcacaagagctggatgaagagaATTGCTTTTACCAG AACCTGGAGCATCCTTTGGTCTCTATTTGGGAGGAAGAGCTGACACCAGAGGGCCATGCTCAGCAAGATGGACTGCAGAACCCCAAACCCAGCACGGTGACTCCTGCTCAGGAAAATAAAAGCATTGAACGCCGTCCCCCTCCCCCTGTGTTCATGGATGACATAGAGATAGAAATGGAG GTGATTCCTCCCCCCAGAAAGTCTGAGGCTAAGCTTGTGGAGGTCGTGACCACG ACATTTCACACAGCCTCTTTAAACAAAGCAAGCCGAATGAAATGGAAGAGACTGACTCCAGAGCAGACTGGGTTGGTGGTCAAAGATGTGATCTGTTTACGGAGAGGCCACTACAGTGAAGAAATCATGAG AAACACTGCACCACAAGGCAAAGAGCAAGCAGCAATTTCAGCCATGGGAATGACTGCCAGGATCACCATTGACCGTGAATGGTCAGCCAAACAGATGGAGAGTCGGTTGGTGGTGCTTTTCCGAGGGCGAGTTGCAATACAGGCTGGACAAAGATTttcttttacatatttacag CATGTTTTGCAGTGCATACAGGGGGTTCCGTTTGTCCCAGTCACCCCTTCAGAAGGCTGGACCGGAGCACAGGTCCTCAAAATCACAGGGCAAGGAGCTCTGTATATTGTCAGCCATCATGACAACCTGCAG GCATCAAGTGATACAGTTGTGGTTGACGG GAGACAATTATGTCTGGAGGAAGTTGGAGAGAGCTGCCCAGATGGAGATAATCTGCAGAAAAGATGGAGCCAGCCACACACTCAGGAGAGCATAGACGGCGcgagttttatttaa
- the LOC133481016 gene encoding uncharacterized protein LOC133481016 isoform X5: protein MKPNERKEALLAIKENIEMDLFSSEESSEVLSTQELDEENCFYQMSENLEHPLVSIWEEELTPEGHAQQDGLQNPKPSTVTPAQENKSIERRPPPPVFMDDIEIEMEVIPPPRKSEAKLVEVVTTTFHTASLNKASRMKWKRLTPEQTGLVVKDVICLRRGHYSEEIMRNTAPQGKEQAAISAMGMTARITIDREWSAKQMESRLVVLFRGRVAIQAGQRFSFTYLQHVLQCIQGVPFVPVTPSEGWTGAQVLKITGQGALYIVSHHDNLQASSDTVVVDGRQLCLEEVGESCPDGDNLQKRWSQPHTQESIDGASFI from the exons ATGAAGCCGAATGAGAGGAAGGAGGCTTTGTTAGCCATCAAGGAAAACATTGAGATGGACTTGTTCTCTTCGGAAGAGTCCTCTGAGGTGCTCTCAAcacaagagctggatgaagagaATTGCTTTTACCAG atgTCTGAGAACCTGGAGCATCCTTTGGTCTCTATTTGGGAGGAAGAGCTGACACCAGAGGGCCATGCTCAGCAAGATGGACTGCAGAACCCCAAACCCAGCACGGTGACTCCTGCTCAGGAAAATAAAAGCATTGAACGCCGTCCCCCTCCCCCTGTGTTCATGGATGACATAGAGATAGAAATGGAG GTGATTCCTCCCCCCAGAAAGTCTGAGGCTAAGCTTGTGGAGGTCGTGACCACG ACATTTCACACAGCCTCTTTAAACAAAGCAAGCCGAATGAAATGGAAGAGACTGACTCCAGAGCAGACTGGGTTGGTGGTCAAAGATGTGATCTGTTTACGGAGAGGCCACTACAGTGAAGAAATCATGAG AAACACTGCACCACAAGGCAAAGAGCAAGCAGCAATTTCAGCCATGGGAATGACTGCCAGGATCACCATTGACCGTGAATGGTCAGCCAAACAGATGGAGAGTCGGTTGGTGGTGCTTTTCCGAGGGCGAGTTGCAATACAGGCTGGACAAAGATTttcttttacatatttacag CATGTTTTGCAGTGCATACAGGGGGTTCCGTTTGTCCCAGTCACCCCTTCAGAAGGCTGGACCGGAGCACAGGTCCTCAAAATCACAGGGCAAGGAGCTCTGTATATTGTCAGCCATCATGACAACCTGCAG GCATCAAGTGATACAGTTGTGGTTGACGG GAGACAATTATGTCTGGAGGAAGTTGGAGAGAGCTGCCCAGATGGAGATAATCTGCAGAAAAGATGGAGCCAGCCACACACTCAGGAGAGCATAGACGGCGcgagttttatttaa
- the LOC133481016 gene encoding uncharacterized protein LOC133481016 isoform X2 translates to MKPNERKEALLAIKENIEMDLFSSEESSEVLSTQELDEENCFYQRITIHHRSKLNLEHPLVSIWEEELTPEGHAQQDGLQNPKPSTVTPAQENKSIERRPPPPVFMDDIEIEMEVIPPPRKSEAKLVEVVTTTFHTASLNKASRMKWKRLTPEQTGLVVKDVICLRRGHYSEEIMRNTAPQGKEQAAISAMGMTARITIDREWSAKQMESRLVVLFRGRVAIQAGQRFSFTYLQVLQCIQGVPFVPVTPSEGWTGAQVLKITGQGALYIVSHHDNLQASSDTVVVDGRQLCLEEVGESCPDGDNLQKRWSQPHTQESIDGASFI, encoded by the exons ATGAAGCCGAATGAGAGGAAGGAGGCTTTGTTAGCCATCAAGGAAAACATTGAGATGGACTTGTTCTCTTCGGAAGAGTCCTCTGAGGTGCTCTCAAcacaagagctggatgaagagaATTGCTTTTACCAG CGGATAACCATTCATCACCGGAGCAAACTG AACCTGGAGCATCCTTTGGTCTCTATTTGGGAGGAAGAGCTGACACCAGAGGGCCATGCTCAGCAAGATGGACTGCAGAACCCCAAACCCAGCACGGTGACTCCTGCTCAGGAAAATAAAAGCATTGAACGCCGTCCCCCTCCCCCTGTGTTCATGGATGACATAGAGATAGAAATGGAG GTGATTCCTCCCCCCAGAAAGTCTGAGGCTAAGCTTGTGGAGGTCGTGACCACG ACATTTCACACAGCCTCTTTAAACAAAGCAAGCCGAATGAAATGGAAGAGACTGACTCCAGAGCAGACTGGGTTGGTGGTCAAAGATGTGATCTGTTTACGGAGAGGCCACTACAGTGAAGAAATCATGAG AAACACTGCACCACAAGGCAAAGAGCAAGCAGCAATTTCAGCCATGGGAATGACTGCCAGGATCACCATTGACCGTGAATGGTCAGCCAAACAGATGGAGAGTCGGTTGGTGGTGCTTTTCCGAGGGCGAGTTGCAATACAGGCTGGACAAAGATTttcttttacatatttacagGT TTTGCAGTGCATACAGGGGGTTCCGTTTGTCCCAGTCACCCCTTCAGAAGGCTGGACCGGAGCACAGGTCCTCAAAATCACAGGGCAAGGAGCTCTGTATATTGTCAGCCATCATGACAACCTGCAG GCATCAAGTGATACAGTTGTGGTTGACGG GAGACAATTATGTCTGGAGGAAGTTGGAGAGAGCTGCCCAGATGGAGATAATCTGCAGAAAAGATGGAGCCAGCCACACACTCAGGAGAGCATAGACGGCGcgagttttatttaa